The following is a genomic window from Brachionichthys hirsutus isolate HB-005 chromosome 15, CSIRO-AGI_Bhir_v1, whole genome shotgun sequence.
tgtgtgtgtctgtgtgtgtctgtgtgtgtctgtgtctgtgtctgtgtgtgtctgtgtgtgtctgtgtgtgtctgtgtgtgtctgtgtgtgtgtgtgtgtgtctgtgtgtgtctgtgtctgtgtctgtgtgtgtctgtgtgtgtctgtgtcgtgtctgtgtgtgtgtgtgtgtgtgtgtgtctgtgtatgtgtgtgtctgtgtgcgcgtgtgtgtgtgtctgtgtatgtgtgtgtgcgtgtgtgtgtgtctgtgtgtgtgtgtctgtgtatgtgtgtgtgcgtgtgtgtgtgtgtgtgtgtgtgtgtgtgtgtgtgtctgtgtgttacgCAGCTCTGTTGTTACTTTAGCTGGGCGTCCTGCATTGAGCGGCATTAGAGGGAGGTCAGGGAGAGCGAGCATCactgagctctctctctctgtttatgTAAGGGCGAGCGAGTGCGtctttgagtgtgtgtggggcccCCACGGCGTCGTGCCAGTCATGGCCGGAGTTCGTGATTAGACGGTCCGCTCTGTCCCTCCGCGCCGCCGGCTGGGAGACTTCCTCCCCTAGACCGACGCCACCGGGACAGGATGTTCCCGGACGGGAATGTGGCGGTAAGGCGGCTCCTGTGCCTGCAGCGGCGGGAACGCTGGGATcaatttatttctgctgcaaGCGGCGTGATGCCAAGCGACTCTGTTCTGCACCGCGAGATGATCGTTGTGCGCGGCGTTCCGGTCGATCCCTGAAGTTATCCCGGGATGCCATCGGTCTCCCCGTCGATTCGGCCCCTCCCAGCCTCGCGGTTTTAGTCTCGCTCTGCAGCAGCGTTTGTTCAttagctcggggggggggggcgacctcCTTTTTATTGCCCGTGTGTCTGGCGTGAGATCCATAACATCGATGCGCGGCACCCCGTCTGCTCCCCCTGGCTGCAGGATTCGTTATGACGGTTATGCTAAGAGGGACTAGCGCTGCTTCGTTACATAAGCCCCGGCTTCGTCACATCTGTTTGGACAGCTGGCTGGTGAGACGAGCTCCGGGCggcagcgatgatgatgatggaggaggaagaggaagaggaggaggtcatcATTTAAAATCGTTACAAATTGAACCTTATTattgaaatatgaaataaaaaaaaccgtCAAACTCGGCCGATCTTTGGACCCCGAGCGAAACGAAGCGGCGCCGTTAGCTCAGAGGTCGAACACGCCGTCGATCATTTTCACTCTGACACAAACGGCTCAATagtttaattgattttcttcGTCCGCtgctttcagccaatcagaagtgtTTCAGTGTAATGGACGCTTTGCTGCCCTGCCTTTGTGTGCGCGTCCTCGTTTCTCTTCCTCGTTGACAGGAAGgcactttgccccccccccccccccagagatcaTTAACCCCGCAGCGACTTAGACGTCATCCTACTGTCTGCTCACAGGTGTGGAACATAAGAAGCACCTGAACGCTGAAAGCTCCAAATGGAGACGAATCCCagcggagaagaagaagaacgagtGCGAGCTAGCGCCGTCCTGTAGcgccgttctgtgacgccgttctgtgacgccgttctgtAGCGCCGTCCTGTAGcgccgttctgtgacgccgtCCTGTAGCGCCGTTCTGTAGCGCCGTTCTGTAGCGCCGTTCTGTAGCGCCGTTCTGTAGcgccgttctgtgacgccgttctgtgacgccgttctgtGAGGGCGTTCTGTGGCGCCGTTCTGTGGCGCCGTTCTGTGGCGCCGCTCTGTGAGGGcgttctgtgacgccgttctgtgacgccgttctgtgacgccgttctgtTGAGGGCGTTCTGTGGCGCCGTTCTGTGGCGCCGTTCTGTGGCGCCGCTCTGTGAGGGCGTTCTGTGAGGGcgttctgtgacgccgttctgtgacgccgttctgtgacgGCGTTCTGTGGCGCCGTTCTGTGGCGGCGTTCTGTGGCGCCGTTCTGTGACGGcgttctgtgacgccgttctgtAACGCCGTTCTGTAGCGCCGTTCTGTGACGGCGTTCTGTGGcgccgttctgtgacgccgttctgtgagggcgttctgtgacgccgttctgtgacgccgttctgtgacgccgttctgtgacgccgttctgtgacgccgttctgtgacgccgttctgtgacgccgttctgtgacgccgttctgtgacgccgttctgtgagggcgttctgtgacgccgttctgtgacgccgttctgtgacgccgttctgtgacgccgttctgtgacgccgttctgtgacgccgttctgtgacgccgtttctgtgacgccgttctgtgacgccgttctgtGGCGCCGTTCTGTAGcgccgttctgtgacgccgttctgtgacgccgttctgtGGCGCCGTTCTGTAACGCCGTTCTGTAGcgccgttctgtgacgccgttctgtgacgccgttctgtGGCGCCGTTCTGTGGcgccgttctgtgacgccgttctgtagcgccgttctgtgacgccgttctgtagcgccgttctgtgacgccgttctgtAGCGCCGTTCTGTGGcgccgttctgtgacgccgttGTCTTCTCTGCAGATACTTATTAACGATGTACCGGTGCTCTCTGGGGGAGCAAAGTAtcggtgtatatatatatctatatatctatattgCAGAATCGATCGCATTGCTCGGCTCTAGTGTCTGCTGTGTCGGAGCGCTGACTGGGGGAAGCGCTAGCAGGCTAAAAGCTGAACTTCTGTCTGTCCTGATTGATTCCCGTCTCTGCCACGGGAGGACTGATCTCCGGGCAGATGGTCTAGACGAGGCCTCAGCTGATCACGCTGATCGATTAGAGGATAGCGCCCGGAGCCGGCGGTTCTGCCGCTTCACTCTCTCGGGTCTCCTCTGGAGGGGCTGGACTGAGAATGGTTTTAGTCTCAGATTGAATTctaacaaagagacagagaagacATTCAGGATAGACGATTGATCCTGGCCGTAAACGGATCAGGAATTGTTGTGGGCCTGTTGGTCCGGTTCGCCGGCCCGCTAACGGACTGCTCTGCTGTTGTCGTTATGGGCGTGAACCTCTGATCCGGTTCCTTCTGGGCCTCTTCTAGGACTGCAGGTTCCTTCGTAGCTGAAGGCCTCCTTATTCCGAGTTTGAACTTTAATGAGCTCCAACGTGTCCAAGCTAGTGCACGATAAACGTCGGTTCATCCTCCAACAAGTCCAAACCGTCATGGACGCCGTGCAGCCTGAACGTCTACAGGCGAGACGGACCTGCAGAGGCATGCTGGGTAACGGCGCCTCGGCTTCCTGTTTGGACGGTGTCCCGGATTTAATTCCATTCCTGATTGCATTCGTAGATTATTCCGGAGCGGTAGTGTGTCCGCGGCCTTCCACTTCCTGCCTCTGCTCACGTCCTGCTTGGTATTCGTCCGTTTCCCACGGTGTCTCGTTGGACTGGTCCGACGTGAGCAGGCTTCGTGCTGAAGAGGCGATGCGGGCTCGTTTACGTTCAGGACCAGAAATACGGGTTCTCGTTGTGTGAAAAGCGTTTCCCCCGGAGACGGGCGGGTTTGATTGATCCTGGGTGAACGCAGACGTATCAATAACGCCGGTTCAGGAGGTCCACGGGGACGGTCTTCCCTCTAGAACGATTGATGGTCCGGATCTGTGAGAGAACCGGGACGCGGTAGAACTTTGGCTGTTCCACCTCTCCCATCCGAGCGCTCCTCCTCAGCTCAGGCTGGAACacgcccccgggggggggtaATTCCCTCCTGCCCCAGCAGAGGTTTCCTTGTAATAGCTCCGCCTCCCCGAGTGCCGATCGGAGTGACCTTTTCGTAGTCGCAGGCAGCGGTTCCCCGTAACGGAGGGAGTCGCTTCACGCTTCGCCGCTCGCACGGATTCGGAGCGCTGAGGAAACGCACGCCGCACGGCGGATCGGACGAGTTCAGGCTCCCTAAATGTCACGTGTTCTTCCTGAGCAGCTCCCCTGCCTTCCTCATACCTGCCCCCTGACGCGCCTCCTCCCCCGTGAGGGAGGTGCTCTGTTGAGGCATGCCTGCAGAGGAGGCGGTGACCAGTGTTTCGGTGCAcgtgtcttcccccccccccccccccccccacacatgcTTCAGGTGCACGGCGGCAGGTCTGTACCTGAGTCCGAGGTGAACGCTGGAGTTCGGAGGGAGCCGGTCCTTCGGGGTCGTGGCGACGGGGTCGGGGTCAAACCCTCGCTGCGCTTTGGGTCGCCATCGGCCccgttttgtgttttcatggCTCGGCTCTCTGCGGCATGCAGCAGGGCAGGTTTatctcccggggggggggaggggggggagctcctcctcctccaacccaTCCCTTCTAAGGCGAGCCTCTGCTGTCATGCTGCCCCCTAAAGGACGCCGCCGTCTGAACCCGTGACCCCCTGTGACCTTTCTTATTTAGGATAATCGTCTTTGAGGATGTCCGTTTCACAACGGCCTTCAGAGGAACGCGTGGTCGGCGTGCCGACCTTCGGGTTTCAACGGCCGatcgacttcctgtttgactgaTCCAAACGGCGACTCGGGTCGGGGCCTTAAACCGGGACGCCAATGATCCGTCTGGGGCGGGGCTTCTTCCGATCGCTCTCGGtgcgcgaggaggaggaggaggaggtgcttaCGAGCTCCTCGCCGCCGGAGGCAGCGGTTAGCTTACATGCGGGCGGAGCTATCTTCCCATTGATCCGGGGACGGGTCGATCTGTCTGTATTGATCGCCACCGCCAGCTGttcgcccccccgcccccccctgcgTGTTTCATCCGTATTGATTGATCCCGTGTCGGTGAGGCCGGCCGTCCCGGAACTAGATCCACTCACGGTTCCGCCTCTCCCCCCGTCAGACCGTGTCCTCGTCGGGCCGAGACCGGGCCGAGTCGCCGGTATACACGAACCTCCAGGAACTGAAGATCACCCAGAACGCCCACCCCCCGGTCCCCGGCGGCCCCCCTCGGCGTCNNNNNNNNNNNNNNNNNNNNNNNNNNNNNNNNNNNNNNNNNNNNNNNNNNNNNNNNNNNNNNNNNNNNNNNNNNNNNNNNNNNNNNNNNNNNNNNNNNNNTATTAACACAGATTAACACAGATGAACACAGATGAACACAGATGAACACAGATGAACACAGATGAAAACAGATTAACACAGATTAAAACAGATTAACACAGATTAACACATATTAACACAGATTAACACAGATGAACACAGATGAACACAGATGAAAACAGATTAACACCGATTAACACAGATTAAAACTACAACGAACGTGTCaaacaggaaaaacaggaagacGAATCGCTCACCAGCAGgcgcttcttcttctgtggtttttgACATCTGGACATCTGGACCCTCTTCTTCTACGGCGGCAGGTTCTGGTTCCTTCTTGTCCTCCGACTCCTCCTTGAGACTGACAGAGTAcagcctgaaacacacacacgatagAACAATAATAAATTGGATTGGTTCTCTTCAAACTATGCACCGGGTCGTGTTTGGGCCGGACTGACCTCGCCCAGGTGACGTAGATGTCCTGCAGGCTGGTCTCCGGCGGCGCCTCcaccttcacacacagacacgaagacgaggacgaagacgaagacgtgAGCGACGCAGGATCCGGGTTCTGCTCAAACCAGGAGGAAATGAAGGCTCAAAGCCAACGAGCAAATATCCTGCGCTTCAGGAATGCCCCGCCTTTGATGtgaatccagcagcagcacacctGGAGCATCTGGCTTTGATGTCGTCGAATGTTGTTACAAAAATGTTATCTCTCGTCAGTGAAGTTTGTTACGATGATATATTTAGCTTAAAACCTGAAAGGTAACCGAAGCACAACCCAGCAGGacctcggtgggggggggggggggggggggggggtctttggaCAATCCAAGGTTATAAATATGGTTATGAGATTTAGATTTAAATGTTGTCGCCAAGAAAACGTCATGgactaaataaaaaagtagcttTGTGAATTCTCAGCGTGTATTTCAACGTACAGTTTGTACCGACTTTAAAATGGCAGACTCCGCACAGAATATTAGTTTAAAGCTTCGGCTAACATCATTAATTatttatatactatatatatacaaattatatataaatattatataaataatatatatataattatctACACCacattcatatttaatcatCCAACGAACACACAGCTAAGCTAACGGTAGCATGTCGGTTCGACGCCGTCTCACCCGGTTGACGTGCTTCTCCAGAACCTTCGCGGCCTTTTTGAAGCCCTTCGCCTGCAGGTGTCGGTAGATTAACCGCAGCAAAGCGTCGCCCTCctccgggaccgggaccgggaccgggaccatCCTGCCCCGACTGGGAAACGGACCCGAAACCGAGATTATAGCGAGGAATTATTAACGGCTCAGTCGGCGCGAGCTATGCCGCGCGACAACGCCCCCCTCGAAGTGCAGCATGGGAAACTGAGTTCTTTAGGAGAGGCGCggaaagcaacacaaacagacGTTTATTCCTTTATTCCTTCGTGCCTGACCGGATTTATGATCCAGAAAAGGTTCCACGAACGCGAGTTAATGTGGGATCGAACTATTTGAGCGattaaacacaaaacaaaaggaacagAAGCAAAGTTTGTGCGGCGCTGGTCTACGGGGCTAAACGGCGGATCAGCGCCACTTTAGGACgttcaacctaaagatctattctTTCGTTCCTTTATCCCCCAGCTCGCTCTAGCGGGTTTCCCAGCCACAtgtccgctcacagtgaagaccagcacggcattaatAACAGTCTTTATTTATCTAAAACAAACTTCCACTAAAACACTCTATAAACACACTTTAAAACGAATTAaccaaacaaaactaacaaaagagaaagagacaaggcagtgacactccacggccaacctgcctcCGAGACGGGGAAAGCACAGAGGAGACCGggacgggggaggggggcgccTATACGCCCCcccatcagtggcaaatgggttACAGGTGCTCCcgcccacacctgcctgcccaattaactccaatcatccggttacattcggATCAGGAATCCTGGATAAATAACAGCCGATCGTCTGCAGAACGCCAGAAGAACGTTCTCACGGTGCGTTCATGTGACGTCACAGAAACATAAGCCTGAAGATGGACCCACGGGATTAGGAATAAGAATTAAAGCCATATAAGGGTTAAATGTTCGGAACGGTTCCGAGTCCATCGACGTTCCTTCATGTTCTGCTCTCTGCCGGTAAATCCGGCTTTAATGAACCTCAGCGCCTCCATCCGGCTCAGCCGGAccgagatgggggggggggtcctctccgGAGACACCCCCTACTTCCTGTAAACTGATCAATAACATTTATACTCCTATTGTTGAGAAACGTTACATTTCCAGAACCTCTTCATTATTTCGAGTGTTCTGTATGATCCTGGAAGAACCGAAGGTACCTGGAAAGGGAGGCGTGTACACGCACGATCCCGGGACCTCCGGAGCCCAGACAGCGTAAGCTGCGCGATCCGTGTTTCTGAAAGACCGTTTTTTATtaaaaagtttttctttgtgtgaagTTGCACAAATGAAGCGAGGAACGACGGATGTTTCAGAATAAAGCTACAGCGCCGAGACGGATGGATCCAGCCGGCCTCACGTGATCAGCTCAGGGCCCAATCAATATTAATTAATCAATAATGTTCACACCAATGGAGATAAACACTTTATCCGTCTCCCGTGGTGATCGGTTCTCACTCGTTTAGCATTCAGAACTTTTGCCGACTCTTATTGTGGTGGGTCAGCCCGGAAGTGCCGGCGTCTGCTCCCCGCGGGCTTGACTCGCGGTTCATTCGGAGAGTGGACGGTCCCGCTGGAGGAAGCTTCCGCGGAAACTCGAGGCGTCTCCTCCGAACTTCGTGCTGAAGACGTGAacccgggaggaggaggaggaggaagaggaggaggagaggaggaagaggaggaggagaggaggaggaggtcgctCCCATCGACCCCGGAACGAGGTATCGATCAGTCTGACGTGAGAAGATGCGCGTCGAACGGTGTCGATTTCTTGAAAGGTCCGAATCGAAGCGGTTCCGGTTTAAGCCCAAACTTCGCCCCGGGCTTTGTCTGACAGGCGGAATCAGACCGAGCAGGTCGCGGCGCGTCTGAACGAGCAGGACGTCACGCGAACGGTATTCACGGCCACGGTAGCGGGAATGGCGCGTGAGCCCGACGCCGTTGCCATGAACACCGGCGCGTCCCCGCTACGAGCCCAGACGTCTCCCGGTGACGTCAGCgtcgccgctgctcctccgaaCCTTCAACCTCCGGGGTTCCAGTGGTTCTGGCAGAACCTTGATCCTGTGGACCTGAAGGTTCTGGATGATTCCTGGGCTTGCTCCTCCTCCCGGTTCTGCTGAAGTTCTGTTTTGGTgtcgttcctcctcctgcaggagcgaTGCGGGCCCCGGCGCCGGCCCTGCTGAGCGTTCTCCTCTGCCTGGACTCCCTGCGCGCTCGCGGGTCCAAAGCCAACCAGAGCCACGAGGAAGAGGCCGGAggcgaggaagaagaagaggcagccGCCGCACATCGTGTTCGTTCTCACGGGACGACCAGGTGCGTGAGGGGAAAGCCGTTGTCACGACGACGAGACAGAATCCCGATGTTTTACGCTGGTTCTGGGGAAGGTTCTACCGGTTCTGGCGCAGGTCGACGGGCGCGGTCACGCATCGATCTCCTCCGCAGGGCTTCAACGACATCGGCTACCACAACCCGACCATCAGGACCcccaccctggacaagctggcGGCGGAGGGCGTGACCCTGGAGAACTACTACGTCCAGCCCATCTGCACGCCGTCACGCAGCCAGCTGATCACCGGCAGGTAGGCGCCGCAGCCTAacccgacccccgaccccgaccccgaccccggCCCGTGACCCGCGTGCCCCCCCCTGCAGGTACCAGATCCACACGGGGCTCCAACACTCCATCATCCGGCCCAGCCAGCCCAGCTGCCTGCCCCCGGGCGTGGCCACGCTGCCCGAGCGGCTCCGCCAGGCCGGATACTCCACCCACCTGGTGGGGAAGTGGCACCTGGGCTTCTACAGGTGAGGCTTCCATGTCGGAATGGATCCCGCCAGACGATCGGTTTGAtcgcccccccccttttcccagGAAGGCCTGCCTCCCCACCAGGAAGGGCTTCGACAGCTTCTTCGGCTCCTTGACGGGAAGCGTGAATTACTACAGGTAGAAAGGTAGACGAGTCTGCTGCCCGGCAACGCCTCCCGTCCCCAtccgtccgtccctccgtctgtctgtccccaGCTACGAGTCCTGCGACGGCCCCGGTCTGTGTGGGTACGACCTCCACGACGGCGAGGGCGTGGCCTGGGGCCAGGAGGGGAAGTACTCCACCAACCTGTACACGCAGAGAGCCCGCAAGATCCTGGAGACCCACGACCCGGCCGGGAAGCCgctgttcctgctgctgtccCTCCAGGTATCAGTTAGGCTCaggtccagaaccagaaccagaaccagacagaCCAGCGCGAGTTCTGATGCGCCGCAAGGCggtggtttgtttgtctgttggaTCAAAGCCGTTTGGGGAAGGCCGGGGCCGGGGCAGctcatggacccccccccccgacctctgAACCTTGTCCCGTGTCCCCCCCGCAGGCCGTCCACACCCCTCTACAGACCCCCAAGTCCTACATCTACCCGTACCGGGACATGGCCAACGTCGCCCGGAGGAAGTTCGCCGCCATGGTGTCCACGGTGGACGAGGCGGTGCGGAACGTCACCTACGCCCTGAGGAAGTACGGATTCTACCGGAACAGCGTCATCATCTTCTCCACGGACAACGGCGCCCAGCCGTTCACGGGAGGAAGCAACTGGCCGCTGCGAGGCCGCAAGGTGAAACGAGTCCAGTCGAGAGCGAACTGAgaatctgggggggggcggcgtccTAATCGAACCTCCCGACGCTGTTTCCAGGGAACGTACTGGGAGGGAGGCATCCGAGGAGTGGCGTTCGTTCACAGCCCCCTGctgaggcggaggaggcgggtCTCCAAGGCTCTGCTGCACATCACGGACTGGTTCCCCACCCTGGTGGGCCTGGCGGGGGGGAACGTCAGCCAGGTGGGTGGAGCGATGGATGATGATGCATCATTAACGAtaacgatgatgatgaggatgatgatgatgttcccGCCCCCGTCCAGAGTCCCGGCCTGGATGGTTTCGATGTTTGGCCCACCATCAGTGAAGGGAAGGACTCGCCCCGTCATGAGATCCTGCACAACATCGACCCGCTGCACCGGCCTGCGGTTCAGCCCGAGGGCCGGCACGCCTCCACGCCGGACGCCTCAGGTAGCGGCTGGACAGTAATCCGATTACAGACGCAGACGTAATGAGGTAGAGGAGCGGCCCGCTAGCGGCGGGCCGAAACGTGGACCAGGGGGCGGCCTGAGCTCATGTTCCCGCTTCTTCTCCGTGTGTCAGGAAGCAAACGGAAAGTTCCGGCCTCCaagaaaccaaagaagaagaaaccaaaGAAGAAATCAGCCTTCAAGATGGCGGCCACCAAGAAGTCGAAACCCAAACTTCAGCCTGAACCAAAGCTGAAGAAATCTAAACTCAGCCTCGAGGCCAAAGTGGACCCTGAGATCCACAGACCGGTCCTGAAGTCCTACTACAGCGGGTCTCCAGCGGGGTCGGCCACACCGCGCCCTAAAGTCCCCAAGCGGTTCAGATCGAAACGCACCCGGAACCGGGTGCACCCAAAACCCAACAGACCTCTGGAGCCCAGACAGAGACCGGGTCGGCACCAGAACACCTCCCGGCTGGAGACGCAGCAGCCGTCCCAGGCGGTGTGGGACACATCTGTCCAGGCGTCCATTAGAGCCGGCGACTGGAAGCTGCTGACGGGGTACCCGGGCCACGGGGACTGGGTCCCGCTTCAGGTACCACACCCACTTTAGGCTTATCCTCATACCATAGGAACAGCAGTAACCGCACGTTTTGGGTCTCAGGTTCTTCCCACCCTCTCCGGTCGCTGGTGGAACCTCGAGCGGGACATCTCGTCGCTGCACGCCCCCTCAACCCTGAAAAACATCTGGCTGTTCAACATCACGGCCGACCCGTGCGAGCGCCAGGACCTGGCGGACCAGAGACCGGAGGTGGTCCGGCAGCTGCTGGGCCGGCTCGCCTTCTACAACCAGACAGCGGTGCCGGTTTACTTCTCGCCCGACGACCCCCGAGCGGACCCCAACCGGCACGGCGGCGCCTGGGTACCCtgggcggaggaagaggaggacgaagaggagaaaCGCCACGGggtgtacaaaaaaaataggagcaagaagaagaagacgaagaagaagaagaagtgccGGCTGTGCAAGCTGCAGGCGTTCTTCCTGAAGCTGAACACTGGCATGATGTCCAATCGGATCTGAGCCCACGAGGACATCGTGTTTATCTTCGCTTTGAACCAATGAAAAAACGGGCGGAGTGAACGCATTTTCATTAATTACCTGAAACTAGATGCATGTCGTTAGAAGCCGTTTTAACCTGTTAGTTACTTACGTGACACGCCCCCGCCTTCTGGGGACGATGGACTGGGGACTCTTTGTCCTCGACGGGGAAACGCTGACACGCGGTTCCGTTCTGCGGGCCCAGAAACCTCTGGAGGTCATTTTCGGGtaaactgttcctttaaaatCTGGACATGTTTAGTGCGCGGCAGTAAAAACATCTGGAGCGATTTATCGACGTTTGTCTTTTTGACGAGTCGTTTCACCAGTGAATATTGGAACACtttaagagccccccccctcccccccctggaCACCCAACCTCCaaatatttctgtctgtttgctcaACATGGAACGAAACAGGCCGGAAAGCGTTCCGGAGCAGTTCAAAGGGACGCTTGTTTTCCCCACCCTCAGCAAATAAAGGTGGTCCGGCTGCTGCAGACGAGCACGGCGGAGTCAGGAGCTCCTTTAAGAGGTTTAAAGTCATGAATTATGGTCGTAGAGATTAATCCGTTCCAGTTACAAACACATAGAAGCCATTGAATCGACTGTTTGTGGGTTtaaccagcaggaggcgccggATAAGACGCGACAGAAAGACACGCAGATCAGAAGGTCGTAATGCCCTGGATTTTTATTTAGTGACAATTCATGTGGAGAAACGTCTAGAAAAACGAGTCGTGACTCCGGGCCAGCGGGACGGGATCTGGGTTGTGGTTCAGTACCGACCTCTTCACAGAAGAGAGGAAGTCCTTTTACGGTCCTAAACGAAGGCACCCGACGACGCCCTTCCAGCGTTTAAAAGGACAGAAACGTTTCCTGCCGCGTCACGCCGAAGCTGGACCGATGATGTCAGCGACCGCACTGGTTTGTTTTTACTCCCTTAATTCTTTAAATACCAAACGAACGAACGAGGAAAGCAGGAGGTGCAAAAGTGTGTTAAAATTAGGAGAATTATcattaaaaggaaataaaaacaaaaaaacaagcagcatcAATTAAACAAAAGTAAGTAAATAGTGCCTTGATAAATCAGAAGCAGCAAAGCCTTCTGGGAAAGTTTTCATTCCACGGTTTTGATACTTTTTAATGCGTGGAAGACATTTGTGTGAAACTGAAGCCGACGTCCAACCCACAGCCGACCTGCGTCcgcctggcgggggggggggcatccgcc
Proteins encoded in this region:
- the LOC137904991 gene encoding LOW QUALITY PROTEIN: arylsulfatase I-like (The sequence of the model RefSeq protein was modified relative to this genomic sequence to represent the inferred CDS: deleted 2 bases in 2 codons) → MRAPAPALLSVLLCLDSLRARGSKANQSHEEEAGGEKKKRQPPHIVFVLTDDQGFNDIGYHNPTIRTPTLDKLAAEGVTLENYYVQPICTPSRSQLITGRYQIHTGLQHSIIRPSQPSCLPPGVATLPERLRQAGYSTHLVGKWHLGFYRKACLPTRKGFDSFFGSLTGSVNYYSYESCDGPGLCGYDLHDGEGVAWGQEGKYSTNLYTQRARKILETHDPAGKPLFLLLSLQAVHTPLQTPKSYIYPYRDMANVARRKFAAMVSTVDEAVRNVTYALRKYGFYRNSVIIFSTDNGAQPFTGGSNWPLRGRKGTYWEGGIRGVAFVHSPLLRRRRRVSKALLHITDWFPTLVGLAGGNVSQSPGLDGFDVWPTISEGKDSPRHEILHNIDPLHRPAVQPEGRHASTPDASGSKRKVPASKKPKKKKPKKKSAFKMAATKKSKPKLQPEPKLKKSKLSLEAKVDPEIHRPVLKSYYSGSPAGSATPRPKVPKRFRSKRTRNRVHPKPNRPLEPRQRPGRHQNTSRLETQQPSQAVWDTSVQASIRAGDWKLLTGYPGHGDWVPLQVLPTLSGRWWNLERDISSLHAPSTLKNIWLFNITADPCERQDLADQRPEVVRQLLGRLAFYNQTAVPVYFSPDDPRADPNRHGGAWVPWAEEEEDEEEKRHGVYKKNRSKKKKTKKKKKCRLCKLQAFFLKLNTGMMSNRI